In the genome of Dromiciops gliroides isolate mDroGli1 chromosome 1, mDroGli1.pri, whole genome shotgun sequence, the window GCTTTTTTGGGGTTGCTATGTTGACTCATATTCTGTTTAgggtccactaaaaccctcagatatttttttttaaaaagccgaTATCAATTCCCCTTTCCCTATTCTGTATTTGTTCAGTTAACTTTTTGAGcccaataatattttttcatttgtcgCTATTCAAATTCACCTTCTTAGATTTGAACTATTCTCATCCACTGAGATATTGTTGGATCATAATTCAGTTacccaatattttatttatctttactatctttgtatcatcagtattttattttatttttttggatattgggtttccttatttttctcagTCTAGAAATAGTGACCACTCATAGGTCTGATCCCAATGTTGATTGGTATGAAAGCTAACTTGCTCCATTTTTTTATGATCTGGGACAGCTTCACCTCCTTAGCCAGTCAGGTAGCTCTCTGTTCCTGGGGCTTGCCATATTGGTACAGTACTTAATGTGGACACTAGATAGACTTTAGTCCTATTGCAGCTCAGAACTTCCATACTCAAATGGTCTACTAGCTGCAGCATCCCCTAGTAACGGGGATGTGCCTGGCCTCTGGCAAACTTGGCAAGCATGTCATTTGTACTTTCATCTAGgtcatgaataaaaataaaacatctaaCAGAATAGGATGAAGGACACATCCCCTAAGCAGTTGGAGATCTTCCTCCAAGTCGACAACAAACCCGTTCGATTTGATTCAGTAATCGCATTAAAGACAAAAATTTGACAGTATCTGCCCTCAAAGGATCTTACAATATAAGAGGAGAGAAAACTTGTAGATATGTAAGAATATAAATGAGATACAAAATGAATACCTTGTAGGTTTCAGAGTTAGGACACAAGCAACTGGGGGGATTGGGAAAGTCTTCATAGAGAAAGAAACACTGGTGAAAGATCCTTTGCTTGGTACTAGGGATGCAATGACTACATAGAAAACGGGTTCTCCTTgagaggagcttacattctttttttgttttgttttgtttttatttttgtgggttttttgtgggggcaatgagggtaaagtgacttacccagggtcacacagctagtgtcaagtgtttgaggtcagatttgaactcaggtcctcctgaagccagggccagtactctatccactgcaccatctagctgccaccaagaggagcttacattccacggATCCCTTGATCACTATTGTTTGGGCTAGGCCATCCAATAAGATATGTATCCACCTGTTGGtgcttttaactctttgttttcTAGGATAACCCATTCCGAGAGAGGATTGCTCAGGTCTTTTCCCATGATGGGGATGGGAACATGACCTTGGATGATTTTCTGGACATGTTTTCCGTGATGAGTGAAATGGCTCCTAGAGATCTCAAAGCgtattatgcttttaaaatttatggTAAGTAAAAGGAACCTGGCCATGGGGCCTGAGGGGAAAACAGGAGCTCTGAGGCCAGATATTTTTTCCACCTAGAATGTGGTCTCAGTTCTGTCAACCCCAAACAGTGAGAAAGCAGTTGACaaactgggtttgagtcccagttCTTACACTAAGCCACTACAtgatcttggcaagtcactttgccaaTTTGTCCTTCAGTTTTCTCTCATGTAAGTGGGACCGGGAAGAACAAAGTGggaatagatgatctttaaggacTTTCCAGTTCTACTAGCCTTAAAATTGCACCCACCACTAACTACCTTTAACAGGCCTATCCCAGGCCAAGCATCGGCTCTAATACCCCCGTCCCTAGGTGCTGCCTGCTCCTGTTACTCCTTTACCCAGACAAAACCTATCTCTAACATCCTTACCCCAGGCAACTGTCTGCCTCTAATGTCACTCTATTCCTGGACACTGCTTGTCTGTAAATTCCTCATCCCCAGACAATGCCTGCTTCTCCCAGTCCCTCAACCCCAGGGCACCCTTCTTCATTTTGGGTCTTGGCTCCAAGGCCCTGGTGAAGCTCAATGGTACCCTTTGGCCCAGATTTTAACAACGATGACTATATCTGCCCATCGGACCTAGAGAAGACAGTGACCAAGCTCACTCGAGGTGAGCTGACTCCTGAGGAAGTTGGCCTTGTGTGTGAGAAGGTGCTTAATGAAGCTGATGTGGACAATGATGGCAGACTCTCTCTGGATGACTTTCAAAACATGATTCTACACGCCCCAGACTTCCTCAGGTGATTACCCTCTCTACAAAATCTACTGTTAGAATCTTATGACTTCAACCAGGACTGTACTTCTTATTAACATGTGCTTTTCACTCCCACCCCGAGACAGGTTATGCTTGAAATTCTTTTTAATCATTTATAGTTTAGTGtgaataatttcagaaaagatGTCAGGAATAGGGAAGACCTTGAAAAGACACCAAATGCTTGTAAGTAGTGAGGAGACTGGAAGCACTGAGATCACGTTTGCTTAACATCTTGTACACCATCATTCCATCCATAGTTTCTACTCTTTTACCCATCTATCCATTTGTCTCTTTACCTATTCACTTATGTACCTATTCTTTACATATCCATGgattcctttatttattcatatatctaTTTACCTCATTTTCTACTCATTCAAGCTTTCATTTATCTACCCACTtacccattcatttatttattcatctgtccACTTACCCaactgtatatctatatatccatttaTTCAGTCATCGTGTGAAGTGCTGAGGATAGAGAGCAAAAAACATGTCTCTGCCCTcctagagcttacattctgagagggaaaacaatatgtacatatgtaggcATAGACAAACTATATACCAAGTAGATCGTTAAAGAaggatggggtggggcagctagatggcgcagtggatagagcaccggccctggagtcagaagtacctgagttcaaatctggcctcagacacttaacacttactggctgtgtgaccctgagcaagtcacttaaccccaattgcctcactaaaaaaaaaaaaaaaagaaggatggggtggggcagctcggtggcacagtggctaaagcactggccctgggttcaggaggacctgagttcaaatctggcctcagacacttgacacttactagctgtgtgaccttgggcaagtcacttaaccctcattgccctgccaaaaaaaaaaaggatggggagGGGACTAGGGAAGGCCTTCTGCAGAGGGAAtcttggaggaagccagggattctaggAGATGGTGGCAAGAAGAGggtgagtaggggcagctaggtggtgcagtggatagagcaccggccctggagtcaggaggacctgagttcaaatccggcctcagacacttgacacttactagctgtgtgaccctgggcaagtcacttaaccccaattacctcactaaaaaaagaagaagaagaagaagaagaagaagaagagggtgaGTTATAGGACTCCTCATTAAAGGTCTTGAAACAgcatgagctctttgagagggGACACCCCATAAACACTCTCACTTCTCTGCTTCTCCTACAGCACCTTTCACATCCGAGTCTGAAGTGTAGCTGGCAAGCCTGGCCCAGCCCTACTGTAACTCCAGCATCTGCCCCCATTTATCTGCCCCTACAGTTGGATCCACCCATCCCAGTCACGACCCTGCCATCTCATCCTTCTCTATAACCAGCTAGGCTTAACTAAGCCATGGTCCTAGTGCCCCATCCATTCCCAATGTCTACTCAGCCAGCCTGCCTGTGACCCTAGGACTCTTTGGCCCTTGAGTCAGACCTGCCCATTCTGATTGATACCCCAGCACCTTGTCTTTCCCTATAACTAAATCTTGTCTCAATATCCCACATTAGCCAAGACCCCAGAACTCTACTCATCTATCCCTGTAGTTATTATCCCTGCCCAGCCTGGATGTGAACCCAGCCTCCCATGCTTTCCCATAACCAACCTGGCCTGATTTAGCTAATCCCAATGTCCCATTTATTTCTGTGAGCTGGTTAACCTGGCAATGACTCCAGTGCCCCATTCTTCCTTGTGACCAGCCTGGACTGATGCATTATCCTATCCACCCGGACAGCTGTTCCTTCCTAGTCCAATCATTACCCTAAGTTCCCCATTCTTCCCCATGAGCTGTCCTGCCTGGCCCAGATAGGAAGCTACTGCCTCATTTGTcgcccctctgactgagttccaCCTCCCCAGACTCAGGCCATAAtcactgaagcagcaagagtTTCCTGGGAGAGTTTTGTGGTTAAAGCTTGAATTCCAGTGACAATGCCTGGCCGGTCTCCTGGGGTCCGAGGAGTTAGTTGTGCAAGCCTTGCCTTGTTAAGGCCTGGAACAAGTTTTGTCATGCTAAGGCTGAAAGGACAAAAAATATCCTTATTCtctagaattattcttgcagagattttatttgatttctttgtttttttttgctttaaatactgagctATCCTAATAATAAAGGGTGCACACAGTTATTCACTCACAAGGTGGTGCTAATGCATCAATTATTTATCGTCTCTGATTCTCAACCCCTGTCAGCCTgaactaacccccccccccccccccccccccccgtcccgtCCCGTCCCGCCACGTGTAAACTCAGAGGACAGGGACCattttatattttgcctttctatacttagcacagtgtatttATTATACACggtaggcatttaattaataaatgattgttgaattgggTTGACTGTTTTTGAGTCCGCTCTTTGTCTCTGCAGCTTGGTTTGCCATGACTCCAAGGTACCTTGCTAATGTCCAGTTCTACCTAGCCAGACTATGTCTTTagtgttccattcctcccctatCATGGTCCTGCCTGCCCCAGTGCCTGACTCCTCTGTCCTGCAGCCAAGTCCAGAGGAAGTCACTGAGTGCTGAATTTTCAAGGGACCAGATGAGGAGAGATCAGGACAATGTCTCCTGGGAGGCGAGACAGGGTATTTGGCCTACTTTGAGATTTTGCTTACAGCTGACTCTATACCAACAAAAGGGAAtacatttttctgtttccttcttcctATGCAATCTGACCTCTGTTCCCAGGACTCGGAAGTCAGGGTAATGGTAGAATTTAGCTACACCCTGGGTCAGATAGATTTCTGTGGTCTGGCCTTGGAACCTAGCCACTATCTGTACCATTTTCTCTTTGGGGTAATGCCTCCTGAGTTCTCTAAAACTAAATACCAAATGGTTTTGTGGAACAGTGGCTGTTTGTAAGACTTTCCCCAGCAGTACAGACTGGCCCCAATGCCGAAAGAGTCCCCGCCTTGATCAGGTTCCTTGACTCTGTTATAAATATGTACTCTCTGATGTCGTCCCCCATTGGCCTATTTGCCCTTTCTTGAGGCCTGCACTCTGCCAATGTTGGTTATTCAGGCTGGACTACCTACTTCCACCATTCAGTGCTAGAAATAGCAATTTCCTTTAGGCCTCCTTTGGACACAGGAGGAGCGGGTTCTTTCCTGTCTGGGTGCTAATTCCATCCTGTTTGGTCGATGTTGGCTTTGCAGTCGCTCCCCCATTCAAAGCACCTTAGTGATTTATACTGAGAGACAGCATTCTATAGATAGCAGTTTTCAAACTTCTTGGTCTCAGGATCCCTTGAAAATTGTTGAGGAACCCAAAGAACTTGGTTTCTGTGGTCTACATCTATCGATAGTTATCTATTTGGGATTAAAAttacttagtattattatgaatattatgATTTTGAATGAAATTCAAATTGAGCGACTTGgatttgaaattataattatgaatTTGATCTCATGGAGCCCCTGAAAGAGTCTCAGGGACTCACTGGGGGTCTCTGGACCGCACTTAGGAAGTAGCTTTATAATCTTGGGTGAATCCCTTAACGCTCTGGAGCCTCagttcatatgtaaaataaagatgaaaatactTTGGCTACCTGTGTCagagggttgtcatgtggaaagtgctttgtaaagcaaTGTAGTAAGGTAACCTTCTATTATTATCACTTAATAAAGTCCAACTAGTCTGATTGATATTCAAGGACCTTCACTGTCAGTCATCAGCCTTCTTTCCCAGCCTCATCTCACTCTGCTCCTCCCACACATACTCTATGCTTTCGGCAAATGGAAGAACTCATTTCCCCCGAATAtatgcccccttccccaatccttttttttttttttgagctattgtcttcttttttttatgaacTTAGGCAACAATAGACACAAGCATTTCAGTATTACAACAAAGAACATGAAAGaggattttaaatgttttatatgaaaCTTAGAATTCCTGGTGCatcttttataaattttaatgcGATGGTACAAAAGTAAGAATGCTGCTGGGCTTCTCTCTGCccctttctgaatttccttctgctttcttctatatattttcaaacatttcactatgttcttttttttttttttgaaccacTATTTCTATCCACAAACTTCTCTTAGGCCCATTTCCTGCCCCAGAAAAGAGACTCTCTCTTTTAACCATTAtatatagtcaaggaaaacacaTCAATGCATTGTTTCTGTCTgtaaaagtatattcctttcttcaCCTCAGTCGTTATCAACTCTCTGCCAAGAGGAGGGAAGCAcactcaggcagctaggtagtgctgtggatagaacactCCAAGTGGATTTAGGAAGGCCTGAGCTCAAacccagcctctgatacttactaaccatgtagactagcacctactttccaggtagtttataaagcactttgtaaactttaaaatgcaatattgatgggcagctaggtggtggagtggataaagcaccggccctagattcaggaggacctgagttcaaatctggcctcagacacttgacacttactagctgtgtgaccttgggcaagtcacttaaccctcattgccctggggggaaaaagctaTGTTGATGCTGGTTCTTCTTATTGttctttcatcatgagtcttctgaaAATCATGATTAGTCACTGCATCAATCAGAATCCTGGAGTCTTTTGAATTTGTTCTTCtctttattattataatcagcatgtgaattgttctcctggctctgctgacTTCAAGCTGTATCAGGTCATATAACACCCCGCCTCCCCTGACCCAGATTTTGCTGAAACATAGttgccatttcttatagttcAATAATATtcagttacattcatataccacaacctgttcagtcatttcccaattgataggtacccacttggtttctatttctttgacttagAGTTAAAATTCTGAAGCaagatcacagaatttaagagttgcAAGGGACCTCCACAGCCACCTAGTCTAGCCTGTGTATGAAGGAATAGCTGGCTATACCAACGTACCAGAGGCTAGTTGTCTAGCCTCTGCCTGCAAACCTCTGAGGAGGGAAAGCCCACCATCTCCCCTGGCAGCCTATTCCAGTTTGGGACAGCTCtcgtttttcctgatatcaatcTGAAATTGACCTCTTTGCAGCTTTCACCCACTGTTCCTGCGTTTTCCCTTGGGGGTCAAATAGAACAAATTTAGCCCCTCCTCCACATGACAGCCCATCAAATACTGGATGCCAGCTATCAtgtccctctcccttcttcttcccacctcctccgagtcttctctttttcagctGATCTTCATTTGACATGTATTAGCCATAGGCATATATGTACCTAGCtcatcaacccacttgggctctGCTATCCTGCCCTGCCTTCCTGGCAGCCTGGATCTACATACTTTTTGCTAAGTCTTTTTGGCTCTACTTAACTCATCTAGAGATTTGCTCTTAGCATAGTTGGGAAAGCATTGTAGCTAAGCTGGGCAGGTCAGGAAAAGTAATTGCAGCCTGAGTGCCAAGAATGATGGTGATTATGGTAATGAGTTTTATGGAGTACTTggctcacaacagccctgaaggTTGGTAATGTCAGGAGGGCATTGTAGAATGGAGAGAGTacaaaatttggagtcagagaggagggagaaagagagagagagagagagagagagagagagagagagagagagagagaatcctgaCTGCCCTTTGTGAGTAAGGTGGCTCAAGGACATAGGCCTTCCCTTCTTGGCCTTGGTTggctcatctatttttttttggtgaggcaattggggttaagtgacttgcccagggtcacacagctagtaactgtcaagggtctgaggctggatttgaactcaggtcctcctgaatccagggccagtgctctatccactgcgccacctagctgttccggttgactcatctttaaaataatgctgttggacttgatgacctctgaagtccctgtATAATCATGAtgttactgatgaagaaactaagttaGCTCAGGGATGGGAAGTGACTTGAATGAGGTCACATTACtagtgtcaggatttgaaccaaggactcctgactccaagtgcagaactcttctctctttcctctggcgCTTCTGTTTTTCCAAAAGCTGTTAACAGCTGGTATGTTTAAACCATGGAAGGCAATCAAAGGATTTTTCTGACTTCTGATCCTTCAGGCAGGCCATAACTCTGTGATCTGAGAATGTGTGAGGGTGAGACAGGCACAAATGAAGAGAGGAAGGCATGACTCTCATGTCTCAGGCATCTTAGGGCACAtgtgtttttctctctgtgaATATGTGTGTTTTGCCTTCCCTCCATGAAGAACATGTCTCACTCATATCCCCTGAGATGTGTCTGGTGGGAGACTGTGACTTCCTGGAGGCTCCAGCTTGGAGAACACCCCTGATCAGGGGCCTGGGGTGTTCACTCCTAGACATCCTTAGCTGCCAGAAGAGGTTGGAGTGCTTCATTTAGTGTGTATTCACAGAAGGCTTTCAATTGGGAGTGTAGGGGCTCCCTTTACATTGAAGGCAAGTTTCCTCAGTGAATTAGTGCCCCCGTCCTATGACTGTTTCCAAGATGACAATGGAGACTCCCAACTATTACTCTTCACACAGGGCAGAGAGTAGAGGGGTGTGCAGAAATGCAGTTGAATACCCTTGGGAGCTTGATTAAGTTTATATTGTGGTCACCAAACACACCGACCTAAGAAAAATGAACCTTAGTCTTCTGAAAACATTATGAACAAGCTTCTGTCCCCTGAAAATGACCTCCTTCCTCTGAGCTTCAACTCTCCACTATTGGACTGCTTTCTCTGATCCCTTGTCATACTCAAAAGTTATCTCCCGTGGCTTTGGAATTGTCAAGTTAAGTTTCGTCATTGGTCATCCTCTATGACCAAGATCTTCATAGTATGGTCAAGAAGCAGCTTCTGTTTCCTTGGGTGGGGTCGCCTATAGATTCATCTTGGTCTATGCGGTTCTGTACAATGGGATGTACACATTATCCCTTCAGCTGGGCTAATTTGTTGCTCCTGTCCCTGATTGAGAGGCTGCAGACTCCAATGGGGAACTAGCTGGTTCTTGGTGATCTAACGCTCCAGGCTCAGTCTTGCAGCACTTTTCTAAGTCTATTCTTTGTCATAGGGTGTGTCTTGATAAATCAAGGAATTCTGACCACAATATACAtttcaatgataataataattattatatatagcTATcgttatagctaatatttctatagtgGCCCATTACCTTATCCACCTTGACAGCTGTGCTAGGTTGATAGGtgctgtgttaaatgctttataaatattatctcatttaatcctcatgatgACTGTGGgaggtatttgcattttaaaaatgaggaggggtagctaggtggctcagtggataaagcaccagtcctggattgctgagttcaaattcagcctcagacacttgacacttattggctgtgtgactctgggcaagtcacaactctcattgccctgcccctcccccccatgaggaaatggaggcaaacagaatttaagtgacttgcccaggaccatacagctagtaactatctcaggctagaactcaggtctttatgattcCAGGTTCAGTACTTCATCTACTGCAGCATCCTCCCTGTTgatttcaattaattaatcaataattccacaagtatttactaagtgcctattatgtgtcaaatgggggcagataggtggctcagtgggtagagcactgggcctggaatcaggaagattcatctttgtgagttcaaaaaCTGGTCTCTGATACtggtctgtgtgaccctaagcaaatcacttaatcttgtttgccctagttttcttaactgtaaaatggagaccctggagaaggaaatggcaaaccacttcagtatctttgctaagaaaaccccaaatgggatcacaaagattaggacatgattgaaaaatgactgaactatgTGTCAGGTAAGGGGTTCAGTGGATAATTGGatagtactgggtctggagtgagagagacctgtgttcaaatatcacctcagacactttctagctgtatgaccctgggcaagtcacttaaactctgtttgccttagtctgctgcagaaggaaatggaaaaccactccactttgccaaaaaatgaaaaacaaaaaacaatccatGGATTGTAAGGTCCATGGGCCACAAAGAGTccaatatgactgaacaacaactatgtatcaggctctgtgctaggcactggagatatttacaaaagaaagaaCCTATGCCTTCTCTCAAAATTTTCATAGAGCTTCCTTTCCACCAGCTCCACCATATTCCAGTGAGTTGCCAAAATGatgaacacaaaaggaaaaaggagaggaacatGTTACATGTTTTCTAGGCCCTTTAGAAAACATGGTGTTGTTCCTTTGGCTACGTATATGCGAATATACAAGAAAGGTGATATTGTAGATATCAAGGGTATGGGCACAGTTCAGCAAGGAATGCCCCACAAATGTTACCATGGCAAGATTGGACAGGTCTATAATGTTACCCAACATGCTGTAGGCATTGTTGTAAACAAACAGGTTAAGGGCAAAATTCTAGCCAAGAGAATTAATGTACTTATTGAGCATATTAAGCATTCTAAGAGCAGAGATAGCTTcctgaagagggtaaaagaaaatgaccagaagaagaaggaagccaaagaaaagggCACCTGGGTTCAACTGAAACGTCAGCCTGCTCCACCCAGAGAATCACACTTTGTGAGGACCAATGGCAAGGAACCTGAGCTGTTGGAACCAATCCCCTACGAATTCATGgcataaatgactaaaaaacataataaaaagattcttggattatgaaaaaaaatttcatagaATCAGAAGGGGCTTCAGAAATTGTCTAGTCCTacttgcctctgaaaaattaaacTCTTCTTCATAATCTAagataagtggtcatccagacttCACTTGAGCACTTCAGTCATGGGGAACTCATGATCTTTCAAAGAAACTGGTTCTATTTCTGAATAGTtctaattgtttggaagtttttcATTATGAAAGGGggtgggtatatatgtatgtatggggcCCACATTCCCACAACGTTTGGAGCTGAGTCAGCCTTGTTCATTGAAGGAAATTCTCTTTGGAATACATAACCCAGAAGCTTGTGTGTGGGCTCCATAGCCTGGTGACATCACCTAACACAGACTCGGCTTGGGTAAACATACTTATGGTATGCGCAGTTTAAAAGGTTGGGGAGTCTGATGAAATGAGGTGGCTAAAGTAATGAAGATGAGAGGCAAGGGAAAATGGCAACCATGTCTAgacccctcttctccttcctgggGTTAGCATAGCTAGCAGAAGTGGTTGCAGTTCTCAGAGAAGTCAGTATACCTCAGTTTGCTGTTGCATTAAGAGAAATCAATCACAATTTCTACAATGCCAATCTTGCCATTTGAGAACCCAGAACACTCCAAGCCTGCCTTATCACTTTTCTCTGAGTAAATTGATGTGCCCCTCTACTGCCATACTGGGAGAGGCAGGAGGACTCATTGGGAACCAATTAGACTTCCCAGGAGACATGTTTCTGGGATTGGGTGCCAAGAGTGCTTAAGACCTGATTCAATCCCttgtcatcatatcatctgtttTAATTGTAAGGGAGTTTGATTACGAGAGTCCCTGAACAATTTGAAGAGTTTGTCACTCAACTAGATCAGATTATAATGCCTGAACCTTTGTTTGGAGGCATTTGAGGGACTCTTCCTAATGGACTGGTAGGCATGAACACTGACACCTTAATCTTCAGGTTTTTGAGACTGGGGCTATCTTCAAAATAATCagatcagaggggcagctaagtggtgtagtgggtagatcactggccctgaagttgggagaacctgagttcaaatctgacctctgacacttactaggtgtgtggccctgggtaagtcacttagctccaattgcttaaaaaaaaccccaacaaaacccaaaaaatatctggggccacTTCCACtcatcctgatgtttatcttgctACTGATCCCagatatacaaaataattggATCAGAGTGATGGACTCTCATCAGGACGGTATAAAAGAAGATTTCAAAGCCAACTCCCTCCCTTTCTTGCTCTCTTGAACTCTGAGAAGACAGACTGGTATAAAGCCGAGCAGAATTGTGTTTAGGGATTGGGGTGATGTGGAGAGAGAGCCTGTGTCCAGCCATGGTTTCTTTATCTGATGGGAAGTGGATGGCAACTGGCCGTAGAAGCGTGGTAGTGGTAGGTATGTGTTCATGGACAACGTTTGTGAACCCCCGACTCCTGTGCAGAGGAAAGGTACCTTTTAGTTTTCTGGGTCGTTTGGTCCCAGAATCAAGCCCTCTAACTAGAGAAGGGAGATTCCTTAATTAGCACCAACTTTGGGAATTGCCTTATTGATAACCCCAATTTTGTGAGCTTGAGCTTGAGACttcctagagagaagagattttCTGATGGAGTGAGCCccttggagaaagaaggaggatCATCTTCAAATTCCTGCACAGCATTCTTACTGGACAATACAGGTCTGATGGGAAGGGGAGACTTTTTTTTAACAGCCCACAAAGGATGTTTGACTTCTGGGGGGAATTTAACCATAGGTGGGGTACTACTATTCCTGAATAGACTATATAGGACTCTCTGAGAAAAAGAGGAACTCACCAAAATGTCCAAGGATCTCCCTAAGAGcaatctccacccccaccccagcttaGCTCCCTTCTGAGGGGAGTTGAGTTTTTGAGCATTTTATACATTTCTGTATCTGTTTAGGGGCTTCTGTGAGTTCATTAAATCTTGTGAATTTTCCATGGGGTACAACAAACTTTTCAGTACCTGTTGTACATTTAGCATCTTGAGTCATTGTAGGAGCTAAGAACCCCTTTTACCCACACTCTGGGAAACCTAGACACAAACTATTCTATAAGCATATTTGGAGATTCTGTGGGACATTTCCAGATGGGGGCAATGAGACCATGAAAAATAATGACCCATTAAGGCCAGTCCTCAGGATCAAACCCAGTACATGGGAGGCTAGA includes:
- the CIB3 gene encoding calcium and integrin-binding family member 3 is translated as MVKTHKSAVLQFLVITSRSSRLFYRFQDLAPQLVPLDYNSNPNVKVPYEVISSMPELKDNPFRERIAQVFSHDGDGNMTLDDFLDMFSVMSEMAPRDLKAYYAFKIYDFNNDDYICPSDLEKTVTKLTRGELTPEEVGLVCEKVLNEADVDNDGRLSLDDFQNMILHAPDFLSTFHIRV
- the LOC122740098 gene encoding 60S ribosomal protein L21-like; translation: MMNTKGKRRGTCYMFSRPFRKHGVVPLATYMRIYKKGDIVDIKGMGTVQQGMPHKCYHGKIGQVYNVTQHAVGIVVNKQVKGKILAKRINVLIEHIKHSKSRDSFLKRVKENDQKKKEAKEKGTWVQLKRQPAPPRESHFVRTNGKEPELLEPIPYEFMA